Proteins from a genomic interval of Nostoc sp. TCL240-02:
- a CDS encoding glycosyltransferase: MKLNSPLISVVMTTYNHEKYIAEAIQSVLDQTFTDFELIVINDGSTDRNDEVIRSFQDSRIVYINQENQGTSTALNVGIIAARGKYIALMSGDDVCYPQRLEKQYQYLYPKINQIIFSSVDFIDDDSHPVTGKHFARNYFNNSNKTSAEILNYFFMQGNYLCAVTAFLEKKMLLEAGLFNLASIQLQDFDMWIKLVKKYDIFIMEDKLVKYRIRKNEDNLSHPNNSVRSLFEQYQIYRNIFDDLDIDLFKQAFKKNIRKSNFQEGAEYELEKAFLYLSHSLSLIQSIAYEKLSTLLQNKDILSIAKTEYSFSLPDLYKMTNSIDISNSRKIQQIQAELERSQSELHQIQAELERSQSELHQIQAEVEQFRLQQTQGELEQLQSKLQQTQTELEQLQMKKLGLFIKAAFDSPVEWKQENSNICFSGWCFHPKLKVTKLTLSCGKIVVDCNYGYLRKDVGQTYPQSPNSINSGFVVTIDVPPGSWKIALNAYLESGEIVTFPASEVLVVYRFKFLQNWKLRFQKLIKFAKLIVKRIIERRERLGRFPTVGELPLLARRVINLYRQQKNLYPDLTTLPPGFLIPQPLDVYDAWLEVNELNERSLSHLTYRLKAAKTSLPKISVVMPVFNPQIPFLESAIASVINQVYENWELCIADDRSTDPAVHLTLKRWAASDGRIRVVFREENGNISAATNSAASLANADYLVFLDHDDELTPDALGEVALYLAEHPETDFLYSDDDKINTNGCRFAPQFKPDWSPELLLSYMYLSHLCVVKRSIFQQVGGLRVGFEGSQDYDFALRATEISHHIGHLPLVLYHWRAVPGSTATSGSAKPASFTSGQKALQEALERRNISGTVYHPDWAAKAGCGIFEYQFPDQGPSVTIIIPTKNQLTLLQACLNSLKKTTYKNYQVVVIDNESDDSKTLAYLDQIPHQVLRIGNGGGGFNFAAINNRAAEEVDSDYILFLNNDTEVISPHWLSQMMGFASFEGVGSVGARLLYPNQTIQHAGIIHGLYHGLAGPAFKNVPSWDSGYLSYAKVSRNYSAVTAACLLTPRQLFLELGGFDEKQFAVAYNDVDYCYRLLEKGYRSVYCSTAELLHKEGASRGFRDNPREPAAFKRKYNGKIDPWYSPHLSLNNEEFKIQPRRIVLGSLKPIKALVFTHNLNWEGAPYSQYEVTVKLKQMGVIDPIIYSPQNGPLKTDYEKQGIPVYVKEHPLKDVVTNIDYNQTISILAAFIEELKGEIIYANTLQTFYAIAAANNLGIPSIWNVRESEPWQSYFNNFGHEIAARALECFRFPYRVVFVADATKERYLSLNSHHNFTVIHNGLNLERLEEKSKSWTRDKARKLLNVSEDEVVFLLLGTVCERKGQHDLALALAQLPQEWHGKVRVFIVGDRPSSYSTELKNLVTQLPEAIKQKVSMIPETPDIAQYYQAADIFILTSRIESFPRVILEAMAYGLPIITTPVFGVQEQVQPGNNAIFYEPGNLEQLAEAILRLLQDEKMRSRFADNSHHVLGCLNNFEDMVQNYAEIFEEAYFTSNKFTLKG; encoded by the coding sequence ATGAAACTAAATTCACCTTTAATAAGTGTAGTTATGACTACTTATAACCATGAAAAATATATTGCTGAGGCTATTCAAAGTGTTCTAGATCAGACTTTTACAGATTTTGAGTTGATAGTTATCAATGATGGCTCGACTGATAGAAATGATGAAGTTATTAGAAGCTTTCAAGATAGTCGGATTGTTTATATTAATCAAGAAAATCAAGGTACGAGTACTGCTCTAAATGTAGGAATTATAGCAGCTAGAGGTAAGTATATTGCTTTAATGTCTGGGGATGATGTCTGTTATCCACAACGGTTAGAAAAACAATATCAATATTTATATCCAAAAATTAATCAAATAATTTTTTCGTCTGTTGATTTCATAGATGATGACAGTCATCCAGTTACTGGAAAGCATTTCGCCAGAAATTATTTTAATAATAGTAACAAAACTAGTGCAGAAATTCTCAACTATTTCTTTATGCAAGGTAACTATTTATGTGCTGTTACCGCTTTTTTAGAAAAAAAGATGTTATTGGAAGCTGGGTTATTCAACTTGGCATCAATTCAACTACAAGATTTTGATATGTGGATAAAACTGGTTAAAAAATATGATATCTTCATCATGGAAGATAAGTTAGTCAAGTACAGAATCCGCAAAAATGAGGATAATTTAAGTCACCCAAATAATTCGGTTCGCTCTCTTTTTGAACAATATCAAATATATAGAAATATTTTTGATGATCTTGATATCGATCTATTTAAACAAGCTTTTAAAAAAAATATAAGAAAAAGTAATTTTCAAGAAGGCGCAGAGTATGAATTAGAAAAAGCATTTTTATATTTAAGTCATAGTTTGTCTTTAATCCAAAGCATTGCATATGAAAAGCTTTCTACTCTTTTGCAAAATAAAGATATCTTATCTATTGCGAAGACTGAGTACAGTTTTAGCTTACCGGATCTGTATAAAATGACAAATTCTATCGATATATCAAATAGTAGAAAGATACAGCAAATTCAGGCTGAACTGGAACGTTCACAATCGGAATTGCACCAAATTCAGGCTGAACTGGAGCGTTCTCAATCAGAATTGCACCAAATTCAGGCGGAAGTGGAGCAATTTCGATTGCAACAAACTCAGGGAGAATTGGAGCAGTTGCAATCGAAATTGCAACAAACTCAGACAGAATTAGAGCAGTTGCAGATGAAAAAATTAGGTTTATTTATCAAAGCTGCATTCGATTCTCCCGTAGAATGGAAGCAAGAAAACAGTAATATTTGTTTTTCTGGTTGGTGTTTCCATCCGAAGCTCAAGGTAACTAAATTAACACTATCTTGCGGTAAAATTGTCGTAGATTGTAACTACGGTTATCTTCGTAAAGACGTAGGACAAACTTATCCACAATCTCCTAATAGCATAAATAGTGGATTTGTTGTCACTATTGATGTGCCACCTGGAAGCTGGAAAATTGCTTTGAATGCTTACTTAGAGTCAGGTGAGATAGTAACCTTTCCTGCATCTGAGGTGTTGGTTGTTTACCGCTTTAAGTTTTTGCAAAATTGGAAACTTAGATTTCAGAAATTAATCAAATTTGCCAAGCTGATCGTTAAGCGAATAATAGAAAGACGTGAACGACTTGGCCGCTTTCCCACTGTGGGAGAGTTACCTTTATTAGCAAGGCGGGTGATCAACCTTTACAGACAACAAAAAAATTTATATCCAGATTTAACAACACTTCCTCCTGGTTTCCTAATTCCTCAACCCCTTGATGTTTATGACGCGTGGTTAGAAGTGAACGAATTAAATGAGCGATCGCTCTCTCATCTAACCTACCGTTTAAAGGCAGCCAAAACCAGCCTCCCAAAGATTTCTGTAGTGATGCCTGTTTTCAATCCCCAAATTCCATTTCTGGAATCAGCTATTGCCAGCGTCATCAATCAGGTTTATGAAAACTGGGAGCTTTGTATTGCTGACGATCGCAGTACCGATCCAGCAGTACATTTAACATTAAAGCGATGGGCTGCCAGTGATGGGCGTATCCGCGTAGTTTTTCGAGAAGAAAACGGCAACATTAGTGCTGCAACTAACAGCGCTGCTAGCCTAGCCAATGCTGATTATTTAGTGTTTTTGGATCATGATGACGAGCTAACCCCTGATGCTCTTGGGGAAGTGGCTTTATATTTAGCAGAGCATCCAGAAACCGACTTTCTTTACTCAGATGATGACAAGATAAATACTAACGGCTGTCGCTTTGCACCACAGTTTAAACCGGATTGGTCGCCAGAGCTGCTGCTTTCCTATATGTACCTCAGTCATTTATGCGTAGTTAAACGCAGTATTTTCCAGCAAGTTGGGGGGTTACGGGTTGGATTTGAAGGGTCGCAAGATTATGATTTTGCCTTGAGAGCTACAGAAATTTCTCATCATATTGGGCATCTTCCCTTAGTGTTGTATCACTGGCGAGCAGTTCCAGGTTCAACAGCAACATCCGGTTCTGCCAAACCAGCTAGCTTTACATCTGGGCAAAAAGCTCTGCAAGAAGCACTAGAACGTCGCAACATTTCGGGAACTGTGTATCATCCAGATTGGGCTGCAAAAGCAGGGTGTGGAATCTTTGAATACCAATTTCCCGATCAAGGACCAAGTGTAACAATTATTATTCCTACAAAAAATCAGTTGACTTTGCTCCAAGCATGTTTGAATTCTTTGAAAAAGACGACATATAAGAATTATCAAGTTGTCGTCATTGATAATGAAAGCGATGACTCAAAAACACTAGCTTATTTAGACCAAATCCCTCATCAAGTTTTGCGGATTGGAAATGGTGGTGGTGGGTTTAATTTTGCTGCTATTAATAATCGTGCTGCTGAAGAAGTTGATAGTGATTATATTCTATTTTTGAATAATGACACTGAAGTGATATCTCCCCATTGGCTAAGTCAAATGATGGGCTTCGCTTCATTTGAAGGGGTAGGATCTGTAGGCGCTCGCTTACTCTATCCTAATCAAACTATTCAACATGCTGGGATTATTCATGGTTTATATCACGGCTTGGCAGGACCAGCGTTTAAAAATGTGCCTAGCTGGGATTCTGGTTATCTTTCCTATGCAAAAGTTAGCCGTAATTATTCGGCTGTTACGGCTGCGTGTCTACTCACTCCCCGCCAGTTATTTTTAGAATTAGGTGGGTTTGATGAGAAGCAGTTTGCAGTCGCTTATAACGATGTGGACTATTGTTATAGATTATTAGAAAAGGGATACCGTTCCGTCTATTGTTCTACTGCCGAGTTACTTCATAAAGAAGGTGCTTCTAGAGGTTTTAGGGATAATCCTAGAGAACCAGCTGCGTTTAAACGTAAATACAATGGCAAAATTGATCCTTGGTATAGCCCTCACTTGTCTTTAAATAATGAGGAGTTCAAAATTCAGCCTCGGAGAATTGTACTTGGCTCATTAAAGCCAATTAAGGCTCTAGTATTTACTCATAATTTAAATTGGGAAGGTGCCCCTTACAGTCAGTATGAAGTAACAGTCAAATTGAAACAAATGGGTGTGATTGATCCCATAATTTATTCGCCTCAAAATGGGCCATTGAAGACAGATTATGAAAAACAAGGAATTCCTGTATACGTCAAAGAACATCCACTTAAGGATGTAGTCACAAATATCGATTATAACCAAACAATCTCTATATTAGCAGCATTTATTGAAGAACTGAAAGGAGAGATAATTTATGCTAATACGTTGCAGACTTTTTACGCGATCGCAGCTGCTAATAATTTAGGTATACCCTCAATTTGGAACGTGCGAGAAAGTGAACCTTGGCAAAGTTACTTCAATAATTTTGGGCATGAAATTGCGGCTCGTGCTTTAGAATGCTTTCGCTTTCCTTACCGGGTAGTTTTTGTAGCTGATGCCACCAAAGAAAGATACTTATCTTTAAATAGTCATCACAATTTTACTGTAATTCACAATGGTTTAAATTTAGAAAGGCTAGAAGAGAAAAGCAAAAGTTGGACAAGAGACAAAGCCAGAAAATTACTGAATGTTAGTGAAGATGAAGTTGTCTTCCTCTTGCTAGGAACTGTTTGTGAACGCAAGGGACAACACGATCTAGCATTAGCATTAGCACAACTACCTCAGGAATGGCATGGTAAAGTCAGGGTTTTTATTGTAGGCGATCGCCCCAGTAGTTACAGTACTGAGTTAAAAAATCTTGTCACCCAACTCCCAGAGGCTATCAAGCAAAAAGTGAGCATGATACCAGAAACACCTGATATTGCCCAATATTACCAAGCCGCAGATATTTTTATCCTTACCTCTCGAATTGAAAGCTTTCCACGAGTCATTTTAGAGGCAATGGCTTATGGACTACCAATTATCACCACACCTGTATTTGGAGTTCAAGAGCAGGTACAACCAGGAAATAACGCCATTTTTTATGAGCCAGGTAACTTAGAACAGTTAGCTGAAGCCATTTTACGTTTATTACAAGATGAAAAGATGCGATCGCGCTTCGCAGATAATTCTCATCATGTATTAGGTTGTTTAAATAACTTTGAGGATATGGTGCAGAATTATGCCGAAATTTTTGAAGAAGCTTATTTTACAAGTAATAAGTTTACTCTCAAAGGTTAA
- a CDS encoding bifunctional 2-polyprenyl-6-hydroxyphenol methylase/3-demethylubiquinol 3-O-methyltransferase UbiG, which translates to MLEKSVTNNQDQDQAQNYWETNPNAAYSSSQWTSNPIIAEIVYQRMSGGQSKKHWLTWLIEDYFAGQKFESLLSPGCGIGDHEVIVAKSGIVKTIDAFDFSQASLEIARQNASNAGATINFYQDDLNAFTVIDEKKYDLVLCSGSLHHVKELERFLAIIQKCLKSNGYFIINEYVGDCYNIYNKQQIKIINRLYKCFPDVLRAGARGEFQNHTIEQAIATDPSECVRSKLILPFLENYFDMEVYHPFGGGLLHPLYPLLDHNQFLDDKNPAALTILKLLLEFEAILMEMPGGLETDFCLSILRHKKSG; encoded by the coding sequence ATGCTAGAAAAATCAGTAACTAATAATCAAGATCAAGATCAAGCTCAAAATTATTGGGAAACAAATCCTAATGCTGCTTATTCTAGCAGTCAATGGACTTCAAACCCAATTATTGCAGAAATAGTTTACCAACGGATGTCTGGAGGCCAGTCAAAAAAACACTGGCTCACTTGGCTAATTGAAGATTATTTTGCTGGACAAAAATTTGAAAGCCTGCTATCTCCAGGCTGTGGAATTGGTGACCACGAGGTGATTGTTGCCAAATCCGGTATCGTCAAAACAATTGATGCTTTTGACTTTTCACAAGCTTCTCTAGAAATTGCTAGACAAAATGCTTCAAATGCTGGAGCTACAATAAATTTTTACCAAGATGATCTAAACGCATTTACTGTGATAGATGAAAAAAAATATGATTTAGTGCTATGCTCTGGGTCGCTGCATCATGTTAAAGAATTGGAAAGATTTTTAGCAATTATTCAGAAATGCCTTAAGTCAAACGGTTATTTTATCATTAACGAATACGTTGGTGACTGTTACAATATTTATAATAAACAACAAATAAAAATAATTAATCGTCTATATAAGTGTTTTCCTGATGTATTAAGAGCAGGTGCTAGAGGAGAATTTCAAAATCACACCATTGAGCAGGCGATCGCTACTGATCCATCCGAATGTGTACGTTCCAAGTTGATTCTCCCTTTCCTGGAAAACTACTTTGACATGGAAGTTTATCATCCTTTTGGAGGTGGATTACTCCACCCCCTTTATCCTTTGCTAGATCACAACCAGTTTTTAGATGACAAAAATCCCGCAGCCTTAACTATTCTTAAATTGTTGTTGGAATTTGAGGCAATACTAATGGAGATGCCAGGTGGACTGGAAACTGACTTCTGCTTGTCTATATTGAGGCATAAGAAATCTGGGTAA
- the asnB gene encoding asparagine synthase (glutamine-hydrolyzing) has protein sequence MCGIVGLIDRSFNIIPEAIIEMMRDVMLARGPDGSGNFIEGSVAMGMRRLAVIDLEHGWQPLTSQNGQIIAFQNGEIYNYQKLKKELEQQDFVFKTNSDTEVLAHGFVQWGIEGLLEKIDGMYAIAIFDRRTRELHLARDRFGEKPLFYCYGEGRFAYSSNMLALAALSWVNNEIDTVGLDRYLALHFVPGDRTILKDIKRVLPGERLCIPVDNPVPQRFRYYQIPIDKQRRVSDEELAKQLEEAVVSRLIADVPVGVFLSGGLDSSIVAAIAARHNPQIDTFSMGFCSKDHDESIYAQQVSQAIGSNHHHFMFDDNSFAQLLPVVAATLDEPIGDQAMLPLYWLCKEAKQHVTVVLSGEGADEIFGGYSYYNRFASKKSWKNSLKELLGRSPDTSESYQSLVRNPLPITPSGFPLLSDAAQREQLMGRSHPEMDEWESDLLSWLDSAVNPLQRASSADMATWLPDDLLVKYDRMAMAHSLEGRAPFLQPQLVEIGLNLQERERMSNEISKIALRRVAGRWLPKEIMQRRKQGFVLPMGNWLKQWFETHGGVDNYFAGIHFPGLDINKICQMVKVDLQQGIIRERFIFALILLIEWYRKFELKLSLLRDDYIIRP, from the coding sequence GTGTGTGGAATAGTTGGGTTAATTGACAGATCCTTTAATATAATTCCCGAAGCCATCATAGAAATGATGCGAGATGTCATGCTTGCACGCGGTCCAGATGGATCTGGAAACTTTATTGAAGGCTCTGTGGCGATGGGAATGCGTCGCCTTGCAGTTATTGATTTAGAACACGGCTGGCAACCCCTGACAAGTCAAAACGGACAAATTATTGCTTTTCAAAATGGTGAGATTTATAACTACCAAAAGTTAAAAAAAGAACTAGAACAGCAAGATTTTGTCTTTAAAACTAATAGTGACACAGAAGTTTTAGCTCATGGTTTTGTCCAGTGGGGGATTGAGGGACTGCTAGAAAAAATCGACGGGATGTATGCGATCGCCATTTTTGATCGTAGAACTCGTGAACTGCATCTTGCGAGAGATCGCTTTGGAGAAAAGCCACTTTTTTATTGCTACGGCGAAGGGCGTTTTGCTTATAGCTCAAATATGTTAGCTTTGGCAGCATTGTCGTGGGTTAATAACGAGATAGATACTGTGGGCTTAGATCGCTACCTAGCACTACATTTTGTCCCTGGCGATCGCACGATTCTCAAAGATATTAAGCGAGTATTACCTGGTGAAAGGCTTTGCATTCCGGTAGACAATCCTGTACCACAAAGATTTCGCTACTATCAAATTCCAATTGATAAACAACGCCGCGTATCTGATGAGGAATTAGCTAAACAGCTAGAAGAGGCTGTCGTGTCAAGATTAATCGCTGATGTGCCTGTAGGTGTTTTTCTTTCAGGAGGACTTGACAGTTCAATTGTGGCAGCGATCGCCGCTCGGCACAATCCACAAATAGATACTTTTTCTATGGGATTTTGCTCAAAAGACCATGATGAAAGCATTTATGCTCAACAAGTATCTCAAGCCATTGGTAGTAATCATCATCATTTTATGTTTGATGACAACAGTTTTGCCCAATTGCTACCTGTGGTAGCTGCTACTTTGGATGAGCCAATTGGGGATCAAGCCATGCTACCACTTTACTGGCTGTGCAAAGAGGCAAAGCAACACGTCACTGTGGTGCTATCTGGAGAAGGTGCAGATGAAATATTTGGGGGATACAGTTACTATAATCGTTTTGCCTCGAAAAAAAGTTGGAAAAACAGCCTTAAGGAATTATTGGGGCGATCGCCTGATACATCAGAATCATATCAAAGTTTAGTGCGTAACCCTTTACCAATCACACCTTCTGGGTTTCCATTGTTGTCAGATGCAGCACAGCGCGAACAACTTATGGGGCGATCGCATCCCGAAATGGATGAGTGGGAAAGTGACTTGCTTTCTTGGCTAGACTCTGCTGTAAACCCTTTGCAAAGAGCCAGTAGTGCAGATATGGCAACTTGGCTACCCGATGATTTGCTGGTGAAATATGACAGGATGGCAATGGCTCATAGTTTAGAAGGACGTGCCCCATTTTTGCAGCCACAACTAGTTGAAATCGGACTAAATCTACAAGAGCGTGAGAGAATGTCCAATGAAATAAGTAAAATCGCTCTGCGTCGTGTGGCTGGGCGTTGGTTACCCAAGGAAATTATGCAGCGCCGTAAGCAAGGGTTTGTACTACCTATGGGAAATTGGTTAAAACAGTGGTTTGAGACTCATGGTGGAGTCGATAATTATTTTGCGGGAATACACTTTCCAGGATTAGATATCAACAAAATATGTCAAATGGTAAAGGTCGATCTTCAGCAAGGTATTATTCGAGAACGCTTTATTTTTGCTTTGATACTTCTAATTGAATGGTATAGAAAATTTGAGTTAAAATTATCACTTTTGCGTGATGATTACATCATACGCCCTTAA
- a CDS encoding glycosyltransferase family 2 protein, whose product MQAKEKIGIVLATYNPQLEYFQKQIQSIQNQTWCNWVCHIVDDCSQPEYQSAMQEIVGNDSRFIFHFHSDNLKHYYNFERGLEYCIQDHTVTAISFSDQDDIWQPEKLEVLLKKLRAEHALLVHSDLELINSDDQTINPSTWDFEGRNPEKATVELLLLRNVVTGCSLLFSNSLLPYILPFPQQDEIGWHHDWWIALVAIQKGKIAHIRQPLVRYRLHSCNAVGAMQNAGNFYTEFMLWFSKKYKITGKSYIIHSKLSKVFQARFYHQLDSSWYNPFDDRQLDFGCGILKLCYQSLKAGYHSEGIALRIFIFKILFDIQRVKNYIFKVLPIFKMAKSNITKK is encoded by the coding sequence ATGCAGGCTAAAGAAAAAATCGGTATTGTTTTAGCGACCTATAATCCTCAGCTTGAATATTTTCAGAAACAGATACAGTCTATTCAAAATCAGACTTGGTGCAATTGGGTCTGTCATATTGTTGATGACTGCTCCCAACCTGAATATCAAAGTGCAATGCAAGAAATTGTTGGCAATGATTCACGGTTTATTTTTCATTTTCATAGCGATAATCTTAAACATTACTATAATTTTGAACGGGGTTTGGAATACTGTATTCAAGACCACACAGTTACAGCCATAAGCTTCTCTGACCAAGATGATATTTGGCAACCAGAAAAGCTAGAAGTATTGTTAAAAAAGTTACGCGCTGAACACGCACTATTGGTTCATTCTGATTTGGAGTTAATAAACAGTGATGACCAAACTATCAATCCTTCTACTTGGGATTTTGAAGGACGTAATCCCGAAAAAGCCACGGTAGAATTGTTACTACTTCGTAATGTCGTGACAGGATGCTCTTTGTTATTTTCTAATTCTCTACTTCCTTATATTCTACCCTTTCCCCAACAAGATGAAATTGGTTGGCATCATGATTGGTGGATAGCATTGGTTGCAATTCAAAAAGGTAAGATTGCTCATATTCGCCAACCATTAGTCCGCTATAGGCTTCATAGTTGCAATGCAGTAGGAGCAATGCAAAATGCTGGTAATTTTTATACTGAATTTATGCTATGGTTCAGTAAAAAATATAAAATTACAGGTAAAAGCTATATAATTCACTCTAAGTTGAGTAAAGTATTTCAGGCTAGATTTTACCACCAATTAGATTCAAGTTGGTATAATCCTTTTGACGATCGGCAATTAGATTTTGGTTGTGGCATTCTTAAGCTCTGTTACCAAAGTTTAAAAGCTGGATATCATTCTGAAGGCATAGCACTACGAATTTTCATTTTTAAAATTTTATTCGATATTCAACGAGTTAAAAATTATATCTTCAAGGTGTTGCCCATATTTAAAATGGCTAAGAGCAATATCACAAAAAAATGA
- a CDS encoding glycosyltransferase family 2 protein, translating to MNQQQPISVSIILVNYNGADILPDCLNSIQKFIDIANHEIILVDNASSDGSAELVETNYPQIRLVKQLDNSGFGAGNNAGAKLASGEFLFLLNTDTVLNSNIIPPLIELMQADPQVGIIGPKLLNPDGSLQISVSPALGIKGEYEARRLHQAYQDISQQNLIERKFQEVREVDIVVGAAFFIRSNLFHQLGGFDENFFMYFEESDLCQRAQYEGYKIIYTPHVSLIHLKGYSIKKAANAMSIEYRRSQIYYYQKHRPGWEQLLLRVYLLYKFFGEFITTANPNSLKIIVLLLTIKKNAVKVSVSN from the coding sequence ATGAATCAGCAACAACCTATCTCGGTATCGATTATTTTAGTTAACTATAATGGAGCAGATATTTTACCAGATTGCTTAAACTCTATACAAAAATTTATTGATATAGCTAACCATGAAATCATTCTTGTAGACAATGCTTCTAGCGACGGCAGTGCTGAATTAGTTGAGACAAATTATCCCCAAATTCGCTTAGTTAAACAGTTAGATAATAGTGGTTTTGGAGCAGGGAATAATGCAGGTGCAAAACTTGCTAGTGGAGAATTCTTATTTTTATTAAATACTGATACTGTACTTAACAGTAATATTATACCGCCTTTAATTGAATTGATGCAAGCAGATCCACAAGTAGGAATTATTGGTCCAAAACTGCTAAATCCAGATGGAAGCTTACAAATTTCTGTTTCGCCAGCATTAGGAATTAAAGGTGAATATGAAGCTCGTCGGCTTCATCAAGCTTATCAAGATATCTCTCAGCAAAATTTGATTGAGCGGAAATTCCAAGAAGTTCGAGAAGTTGATATTGTTGTAGGGGCTGCTTTTTTTATTCGCTCAAATTTATTTCATCAATTAGGTGGATTTGACGAAAATTTTTTCATGTATTTTGAAGAATCAGATTTGTGCCAAAGAGCGCAGTATGAAGGGTATAAAATTATCTACACGCCTCATGTATCTTTGATTCATTTGAAAGGATATTCGATAAAGAAAGCTGCTAATGCAATGTCTATTGAATATAGACGTAGCCAAATTTATTATTATCAAAAACATCGTCCTGGTTGGGAACAACTATTGTTACGCGTATATCTTCTTTATAAATTCTTCGGCGAATTTATAACTACAGCTAATCCTAACAGTCTAAAAATTATTGTTTTGTTACTTACCATTAAAAAGAATGCCGTTAAAGTATCTGTATCTAATTAA
- a CDS encoding glycosyltransferase family 1 protein has protein sequence MPVLANLSFAPAQPTGWLSYSLNLLKELKNLDIDVLSPIKISGIKCHQSPPGITTDFGMKGNLKRLLWTQFKLPSLYKQMESRLLFSPIPEAPLFSSCSYIVTVHDLIPLRFPQWFSITQQLYCSYYIRAVIQQSKHVICNSMATAQDLSSFLGVSEEKITAIPLAYDVKNFLCLNLCTQNYFLYLGRHNPYKNPERLITAFAALPNCKDYELWLAGPTDARYTPSLIAQVTKLGITNQVKFLDYIPYSELPKIINQAIALVFPSLWEGFGLPVLEAMACGTPVITSNLSSLPEVAGDAAILIDPYNTGEITEAMQAIATNSALRSQLSSQGITHSQKFSWEKTGKATIEVLSRYM, from the coding sequence ATGCCCGTACTGGCAAATTTATCTTTTGCTCCAGCACAGCCGACAGGTTGGTTAAGTTATAGCTTGAATTTATTAAAAGAACTAAAAAATTTAGATATTGATGTATTAAGTCCAATTAAAATTTCTGGGATTAAATGTCATCAATCGCCACCAGGCATAACAACAGATTTTGGCATGAAAGGGAACTTAAAGCGTCTGCTATGGACGCAATTTAAACTACCAAGTCTTTATAAACAGATGGAGTCTAGATTATTATTTTCTCCGATCCCAGAGGCTCCTTTATTTTCTTCCTGCTCTTATATTGTTACTGTTCATGATTTAATTCCTTTAAGATTTCCACAATGGTTTTCTATAACACAGCAACTCTATTGTAGTTATTATATTCGTGCTGTAATACAACAATCAAAACATGTTATTTGTAATTCAATGGCAACGGCTCAGGATTTAAGCAGTTTTTTGGGAGTTTCTGAAGAAAAAATCACTGCGATTCCACTAGCGTATGATGTAAAAAATTTTCTTTGCTTGAATTTATGCACACAAAATTATTTCCTTTATTTGGGACGGCATAATCCTTACAAAAATCCTGAACGTTTAATTACTGCCTTTGCTGCACTGCCTAACTGCAAAGATTACGAACTCTGGTTAGCAGGACCGACTGATGCACGTTACACCCCAAGTTTAATAGCGCAAGTTACAAAACTAGGTATAACTAATCAAGTGAAGTTCCTAGATTATATTCCTTACAGTGAATTGCCAAAAATTATCAATCAAGCGATCGCTCTGGTTTTCCCTAGTCTCTGGGAAGGCTTTGGTTTACCTGTCCTCGAAGCAATGGCTTGTGGTACTCCCGTCATTACCTCCAATCTCTCCTCCTTACCAGAAGTGGCTGGAGACGCGGCGATTCTGATCGATCCCTACAACACCGGAGAAATTACAGAGGCGATGCAGGCGATCGCAACTAATTCGGCACTGCGATCGCAACTTTCTAGCCAGGGTATCACTCATTCCCAAAAATTCAGTTGGGAAAAAACAGGAAAAGCAACCATCGAAGTGTTATCCCGGTACATGTAA